The sequence GCTATCTCTTCCGGGGAAAAGAGAGAAGGCTCTTGGCGGGGTTTCGGTCCTTGCATCAGCCCTTATCCTCCTCTGTCGAAGAGGTCTCTGACACTATACCGAGATATTCTTCATTGAAATCCGTGAGAAGAGCCATGGAAAGGGGAATCAGCATCTCAGCCATCCGGGTATACCGGGTCTCCATGGCGTCCACCATTTCTTTAGATACCTGATACAGTTTTTCATACAAGGCATCCATATTCACGGTAGGATAGGGTTTGCCCTGTGCAAAGGCCGACTTTCCGCAGGTGTGGCTGACACCGTTACTGGATGTCGGGATGCCGTACAACCGGCAGGTAAGGGGCCGAAACTCATAAAGCTGGCAGGTTTCATCCTCGCCCAGCAAGGGGCAACGAACCCTTTCCATGGACATCCGTCCAAGAATCTCGACTTCGGACACGCCTTCATT comes from Desulfobotulus pelophilus and encodes:
- a CDS encoding YkgJ family cysteine cluster protein; the encoded protein is TTRCADCCHALFDLSLVEAIYIKEKFDERFSGAEKHVILEKANRADRKTYRIKKDAAKERNEGVSEVEILGRMSMERVRCPLLGEDETCQLYEFRPLTCRLYGIPTSSNGVSHTCGKSAFAQGKPYPTVNMDALYEKLYQVSKEMVDAMETRYTRMAEMLIPLSMALLTDFNEEYLGIVSETSSTEEDKG